A window of Kribbella sp. NBC_00382 genomic DNA:
TCAGCGTGTACGCCGTACCAAGGTGCACTACCTGTCGACCGGGACACCGAGGGCCCACCTCCACGGGCAGCGGTACATCTGTCAGCCACCGAGCTGAGGGTGGGCGGGCAGCGTGGGATTTAGCTTGGGGTGGTTACTGGGGGGAGTTCGATTTTGAAGGTGCAGCCGCCGGGGATGTTGGTTACTGCTATCTCGCCGTCGTGGGATTCGACTACGCCTCGGGCGATCGCCAAGCCGAGGCCGCCACCGCCGCCACCGCCGCTGCTGCTGCCGGTGCTGGTGGCTGCCACGCCATTTGCTGGGGTGCGTTGTTCGTCGCCCCGCCAGCCGATGTCGAAGACCCGCTCGAGGTCGTCGTCCGGGATCCCACCACAGCCGTCGGTCACGGCCAGACGGACCCGACCGTCGTCCTCGCGAGCCACCATCACCTTGACCGTGCCGCCGCGTTCGGTGTGGCGGATTGCGTTGCCGACCAGGTTCGAGACTGCGCGGGTCAGCTCATCCGCATCGCCATGGACAGCGAGCCGATCATCGTCAGAAGGCGTCGCGACGGACAGCGCCACCCCCTCCGACCGAGCATGCTCGCAGCTCTCCCCCACCACGTCCTCGGCCAGTTCGCGCAAACTCACCGCGGACCGCCGACGCGGTGGCGGTGCCGCCGACAGCCGGGACAGTTCGAACAGGTCGTCCACCAGCCCGGTCATCCGGTCGACCGTCGTCCGCATCTGCCGCAACGCGCCGGGCACGTCGTCGATGACCCCGTCCTCCAGCCCCTCCGACACGGCCCGCAGCCCAGCGAGCGGAGTCCGCAGATCGTGCGACATGAACGCGACCAGCTCGCGCCGACTCGCCTCCAACGCCCGCTCCCGATCGTTGGACGCGGCCAGCTTCAACCGCGTCATCTCGAGCTCGTCCGTGATCGCGGCCAGCTCGGCGGGCACGTTGGCGTTGCCTTCGACCGGCTCGTACGACGTACCAAGGTGCCGCAGCCGCCGTCCGACATCACGCGAGCCCGTACTGATCCAGTGCCCGAGCAGCACCGACATCGCCAACCCGAGCACCCCCGAGAACGCGAGCGTCCACAGAACCACGAGCGAGTCGTGGGCCGAGATGAACATCGCCTGCACGCTCTGCGTCACGGCAGCGAGCGCGCCAAGCATCGGCACCAGCCCGGCCACGATGATCGTGATCCGCAGCGACTTGCGCCGGAACCGCCACAGCACCGCCGCACCGAGCAGCGCGACGATCAGCGTCCAGCCGGCGGTGAGCGCGAGGATCGTGACCTGGTCGCGGTTCATTCGGCCTCACCCGCGAAGCGGTATCCCGTCCGCGGAACGGTCAGTACCAGCTGCGGATCCGACGGATCGACCTCGATCTTCTCCCGCAGCCGGCGTACGTGCACGGTCACCGTCGACGAGTCGCCGAAGTCCCAGCCCCACACCCGCCGCAACAACTCGGCCTTCGTATAGGCCTTGCCCGGATGCGCCACCAGGAACGCCAGCAGATCGAACTCGCGATGCGTCAACGACAGCGCGCGACCATCGAGCATCGCGATCCGTGCGGCCGTGTCGACGGTGATGGGCCCGCCCACCAGCTTGGTCGGCGTGAGATCCGTGCCGGCGAGCCGTTCCTCCCGCCGCAGCATCGCCTGCACCCGCAGGGTCAGTTCGCGCGGGCTGAACGGCTTCACCACGTAGTCGTCGGCGCCGAACTCCAGCCCGACCAGGCGATCCTCTTCCTCGCCCCGGGCCGACAGCATGATCACGGCGGCACCGTCGTCGGCGGCCCGCATCCGGCGCAGTACCTCCAGACCGGACAGGCCGGGCAGCATCACGTCCAGTACTACGACCGACGGCTTCCACTGCTGCCACACCTCGACCGCCATCACCCCATCGGCGACCACGCGGGCGTCGTACCCGGCCTTGGTCAGGTACGCCGAGACGACGTTGGACACGGTCGGGTCATCGTCCACCACGAGCACACGAGTAGCCACTGGTCGAGCGTAGATCGTCCGTCTGGCCGAAAGCGCCACCTGGACCGCTCCGGAGTGGGACGTAAGCGAGCGGTATCCAGTACTGGCCCCGCAAACCCGCCGATCCTCCCTACCGTCGAAGGGTGCAACCAGCAGAAGTCGACCTCATCCTCCCCTGCCTCAACGAAGCCGCTGCGCTGCCCTGGGTGCTCACCCGGCTGCCGGTCGGAGTGCGGGCTGTTGTCGTCGACAACGGCTCCACCGACGGCTCTGCTGAGATCGCTGCCCGGCTGGGAGCGCTAGTGGTGCCGTGCGAGATCCGTGGGTACGGCGCTGCCTGCCATGCGGGGCTAGAGGCCAGTACTGCGGCAGTGGTCGCCTTCCTCGATGCGGACGCGTCTCTGGATCCACGGCAGCTCGTACGGGTGACTGCACCCGTACTGGCTGGGCAGATGGACCTCATGCTCGGCAGGAGGCGACCGGTGTCGCGCAATGCGTGGCCGTGGCATCTGCGGCTGGCCAATGCTGAGTTGTCGAGGCGGGTGCGTCGGCGTACCGGAGTACAGCTGAGGGATCTGGGTCCGATGCGTGCAGCGAGGCGGGATGCCTTGCTGAGCTTGGACCTGCACGACCGGCGGTCCGGGTACCCGCTGGAGACGGTGGTGAGGGCGGCAGACGCCGGCTGGCGGATCGCGGAGGTCGACGTGGACTACCTGCCACGCTCTGGGCGGTCAAAGGTCACCGGTACGCCGCTGGGCGCAGCGCGGGCCGTGCTGGATATGTCGAAGGTGTTGTCGGCGTGAAGGCGGACACGCTGATCGTGATCGCGAAGGAGCCGGTCGCGGGGCGGGTGAAGACGCGCCTGCAGACTGAGTTCACCCCTGCGGAGGCAGCGGCCCTGGCCCGCGCCTCACTGGCCGACACCCTTGCAGCTGTCCAGTCCACGCCGGTACGCCGGTATGTGCTCGCGCTGGACGGGCAGAGCGGCCCCTGGTTGCCACCCGCGTTCCAGGTCGTCCAGCAGCGGGGTGACGGTCTGGCAGAGCGGCTCTCCGAAGCATTCGAGGACTCGTACGCCGGTGGGCCGATGCTGCTGGTCGGTATGGACACCCCTCAGCTCACGCGGGAACTCCTGGACGTTGATTGGGCTGAGCACGACGCAGTACTCGGGTTGACCGAGGACGGCGGCTACTGGTGCCTCGGGTTGCGGCAACCGGACCGGCGGGCGCTGGTCGGCGTACCGATGTCCACTGATCACACCGGGGCGGATCAGCTCGCACGGCTGCGGTTGCTCGGGTACAAGGTGTTGCTGCTGCCGATGTTGCGGGACATGGACACACCGGAGGATGCGGCCGTGTTGGCGGCGAGCTTCCCGGCGTTGCGGATGTCGCGGTTGCATCGGCGGTTGCAGCATTCGGCGTCGCCGGGGTTGCTGTTCGAGAAGGCGCTCTCCGGTGCGCGAGTGGTTGCCACCGGCATCGATGGGCAGAGGGTGCCGTCGTTGTGCGAGGTCGATCGGTGGCAGGCGCCGGCGGATGAGGTGGACCGGTTGGCGCTGAGTCGGTGCGAGGGTCCGGTGCTCGACATCGGCTGCGGGCCGGGGCGGATCGTCACAGCCCTGGCGGAGCGAGGCATCCCGGCGCTTGGCGTCGACATCTCGGCCGAGGCGGTCCTGCTGACTACTAGCCGAGGTGCTCCAGCTCTCCGACGTCCTGTGCAGGAACCGCTGCCGGGCGAGGGGCGCTGGGGAAGTGTGCTCTTGATGGACGGCAACATCGGCATCGGCGGCGCGCCCGCCCTCCTGCTGCGCCGTTGCGCTGAGCTGGTCCGCCCCGACGGACTGGTCCTGGTGGAGGTCGATCCCGACGACCACCTCGACGACACGGCGCCGATCATCCTGCACGCAGACGGCGGTCGGCGCTCAAAGCCCTTGCCCTGGGCAAGAGTCGGCACCCGAGCAGTACTCCGCCACGCCCTCGCCGCCGACCTCTTGGCCACCGAGGACTGGCGCACCCCCCACCGAGCCTTCCTGACCTTCCGCCGCTCCCCCGCCACCCTCCGCCAGGCGTCCAACCGATGAAGACGTCCAGCGGGAAACCCCATGCGGTGGGCGGTGTGGGGTTGATGGTCGGTGGGGGTGTTGCTGTCGCTGTTTCGGTCGGAGTGGTTGCAGCGGAGGGTGCTGGGTGGTGGCCGAACTTGGTGTTGGTGGGTGGCTGCGCGGTGGTGGGTGGCATCGGCTGGCTAGTGACGAGGCGACCGGCCGGAGCGCGCGTAGTACTGGCTGTGGTGGCGGTGGCGGCGGTGTGTCAGGTGCCTGGGTTATTCAGGGTGCCCATCACCAGTACTGATGCATACCGGTATGTGTGGGACGGGCGGGTGCAGCTGTCTGGGAGTTCGCCCTATAGCCATGTGCCGCTGGCTGACGAGCTGGCCCGGCTTAGAGACCCCGTACTGTTCCCAGGCCTCTCCCCCGCCGACCGCACCGGGGTGACCGGGCCGCCGCGGGTGCCGCGGGACCCGGCAGGCATCACAGCCGCATCGGCCGACGACCCGCGTACCAAGATCAACCGCCCGCGGGTACCGACCATCTACCCGCCAGTGGCTCAGGCGTACTTCACCGCAGTAGCCCTCTTCACCCCCTGGTCGGCGGGGACACTTGGACTCCAGGTAGCGGCCGCAGCACTCGCCGTCGCGCTGACAGCCCTCCTGGCAAGCGAACTCAAGCGCCGCAAACGAGACCCACGCTGGGCTCTGCTGTGGGGTTGGTCACCGATCGTGGCCCTGGAGGCTGGCAACGCAGCCCATGTCGACGTCCTCGCAGCCCTACTCATCGCAGCCGCAGTAGCCCTCGCAGCCCGCCGCCGACCAATCCTCGCCGGCCTCCTCCTAGGCGCCGCAGCGGCCACCAAGCTCCTCCCCCTGCTGCTGCTCCCAGCCTTCACCGCCATCAGGCATAAAGACCTCCGCACCCCATTGGTTGCCGTAGGCACCTTTGTCGCCAGCTACATCCCCCACCTACTCGCCGCCGGCACCCTCGTGATCGGCTTCCTGCCCGGCTACCTCACCCAAGAGGGCTTCGAGGACGGCAGCTCTCGCTCGGCGATTCTCGCGCTGGTGTTGCCTCCTGAGGCCCGCCAGCTCGCCGCCGGACTCCTGGCCGTGGCGCTCGCCGTCCTCGCCCTCCAACGCCACGGCCGCGAGCCGATCGCCGTCACTTGCTGCTGGCTGTACGGCGCCGCGCTGCTCGTCACCACGCCGACCTACCCCTGGTACGGGCTGCCCTTGATCGCTGTGGCCGTACTGGCCGGCCGGTTCGAGTGGCTCGTCGTACCGGCCGCCGCGTACCTCGCCTACGCCAGCTTCGGCCACGACCAGCGCCAGGGCCTGATCTACCTCGCGGCCCTTGTCATCGTTGTCATCCCGATCACGCTCCGTCAGCGGACCGCCACGCGAATCCGGTTTGACGAACCGATCGAGGCGCGCCAACACTGAGCGACGTGAGAATCGCACTGGCTACCTCGACCGACTACGCAGAGCTGCACCCGCACGACCTGCCGCTCGCCACCGCCCTCAAAGCCGCCGGGCTCGACGCGGTGGCCGAGGTGTGGACCGACCCGTCGGTCGACTGGTCCTCGTACGACGCAGTGCTGCTGCGCTCCGTCTGGGACTACCACCGGCGCTACCTCGAGTTCACCGAGTGGCTCGGCCAGCTCGACAAGGCCGGTGTCACGCTCCTCAACGAGACCGACCTGGTCCGCTGGAACGCTGACAAGCGCTACCTCTTGGAACTGCGCGAGCGCGGAGTCGCGATCGTGCCGTCCCAGATCGCCGCCGGCGCCTGCCTGCGCGAGGTCGTCGCCGGGCTGGACGGCCAGGAGATCGTGATCAAGCCGACCGTCAGCGCCACGGCTCACCACACGATCCGCGGCACCGCGGGATCCCCCGAGCTCAGCCGCTCGATCGAGGACCTCCCGGACAACGTCTACCTGGTGCAGCCGTTCCAGCCGGAGATCCAGAACGAGGGCGAGTGGTCGCTGATCTTCCTCGACGGCGAGTTCAGCCACGCGGTCCTGAAGCGCCCGGCAGCTGGTGACTACCGGGTGCAGGACGACTTCGGCGGTACTGCCGAACTGCTCGACCCACCGGCCGCCGTCCTGACCGGTTCGACCGAGGCCCTCGCAGCAGCCAACAGCCGCCAGGCCCCCGCCTACGCCCGCGTCGACGGCATCCTGAGCAACGGCCGGTACCTGCTGATGGAGCTCGAACTGATCGAGCCCTACCTGTTCCTCCCGCTGGCTCCCGACGCCGCCACCCGCTTCGCCACCACTGTCGCCAACCGTCTCGCCGCCGCGAAGGTCTAGCCTAAGTGCAGTAATTCAGTAGACAAGCTCTCATATTCTAAGACGCGCCCCGGGACCCCAGGTACCGGGCATAGCGTTTGCGTTATGAGGCCGACCCTGACAGTGATCGCAGACCCCGCGGACCGCTGGATGACCAAGGCAGCCTGTGTCGGACAAGCATCCTTGTACGACGAGACTGCATCGCCTTGGGAACAGCGCAAGGCGCGTGAGCTCTGCCTGAGCAGCTGCCCTGTGATCAACGAGTGCCACGCGTGGGCCCGCCGGGAGAAGTTCACCGGTACCGCCGCCGGCCAGCGCCTGCTCTACGGCCGTCGCCGCGGCCACCCGGAGACGGCGGCCGCCCCGGAGAGCGCAGTCGGTTAGGGAGCGCACTCAGCCGGAGGGCGCAGTCAGCTGAGGCCGAGGTTGACGCTGAGGTAGCCGTCGTAGTCCGGGTCGTGCGGCCGAGACAGCACATGCGCGACCCAGGACTGCCGCTCCTGGTCCACCACGAGCAGCTCCCACGCACACGCGGTCGGACCGTCCGGCGGTACCAGGTGGAAGTCCGTAGTACCAAGGTCTGCGCGCAGGGAGCGGACGTACAGGATGTCGAGCTCCCACCAGCCGAGGATGCCCCAGAGCGCCTCGGTACCGGTGTGCACGATCAGGAACGCCATCCCCGGCCGCTCTGTCGTCACTACGGGCAGGAGCTTCTCCGCTGCGTCGAGGGCTGCGTCCTGGGCGGACGCATCAGGCAGTACTCCGGTAGCCGAGATGCCGGTCACCCTGACCCGCCAGTCGCCGCGCTGCTGGACTCCGAGGGTACGAGTCAGCCGCGGTCGGTAGGCCGGCATCGGGAGCGGGGCGGTCATGGGTCAATCATCTCGTGGTTCGGGTCCAGGCCGCACTAATGTCTGACCTATGCCGACCATCGAGGACGTCCGTACCGCCGCCGCTGGACTGCATGGGCGGATCCACCGCACGCCGATGGTCGAGTCGTCGGCGCTCGATGAGCTGTTCGGCGGACGGCTCACGCTGAAGGCTGAGCTGTTCCAGAAGACGGGCAGCTTCAAGGTGCGCGGGCTGCTCAACAAGACGCTCAAGTTGACGGCCGAAGAGCGCGAGCGTGGCGTCATCACCGTGTCAGCGGGTAACGCGGCCGGGGCGCTGGCCTGGGCGGCCCGGGATGCGGGAGTGCCGGCGACTGTGGTGATGGCGAAGACCGCTGTGCCGGCGAAGATCGCGGCGGCTAAGGCGTACGGGGCTCAGGTGGAGCTGGTCGAGGGCGATCTGATGGGCGCCTACGAGTCGATCCGGGACGAGCGGAAGCTGACCGGGGTGCACCCGTTCGACGACCTCGACGTGATCACTGGGCACGCCAGCCTCGCGCTGGAACTCCTCGACGACCGGCCAGACGTCGATACCGTGCTTGTGCCGGTCGGTGGTGGTGGACTCATCTCGGGCGTCGCGCTCGCGCTCAAGCTGATCCGGCCGAGCATCCGCGTGATCGGCATCGAGCCCGAGAACGCCGATGTCGTCAGCCGCAGCCTCGCCGCGGGCTCACCGCAGAAGCTCCCCACCGCGAAGAGCGTCGCCGACGGCCTCGCCGCCCCGGTCTGCGGCACCCACAACTACGGCATCATCGCCCAGTACGTCGATCAGGTGGTCCGCGTGAGCGAGGAGTCGCTTATCGAGGCGACGAAGCTAGTCATGTCCCGTACGAAGCTCGCCCTCGAGCCCGCCGCAGCAGCACCCTTCGCCGCCCTACTGGAAGGCAAGGTCCAGCTAGGCACCCTGGCTGCCGCCGTCGTCAGCGGCGGCAACCTGGATGTCTCCAAGCTGATGCTCTAGGCGTGCGCCGGGTCTAGTCGGCGGGGTGGGGGGTCTGCGAGGACGCCGTCGCCGGGGTCATTGATGAGGTCGCCCTGGCGGACGGGGTCGTTCTCCGGGAGCAGGATGTCGCGGGAGACGACCAGCATCAGCCACAGGGTGCCGGCCATGCGTAGTACGACCGAGAGCCAGTAGATCTTGTCCGGCTGGTTCGGGTCGCCGGGTGCGAGGTACTGGGCGAGATGCAGCCAGACCATCATCCAGTAGAACGACTCGCACGCCTGCCAGATCAGCCAGTCGCGCAGCTTCGGCCGGGCCAGCGCGACGAGCGGCAGCAGCCAGAGCACGTACTGCGGTGAGTACACCTTGTTGACCAGCAGGAACGCGGCTACCACCAGGAACGCCAGCTGCGCGAACCGCGGCGGTCGCGGCGCCATCAGGCCGAGGATCGCGATCGACAGGCAGAGCCCGGCGAAGATGACGATGTTGAGCTGGTTGACGTCGGCGACCTCGTGTTTGGCCAGCTTGAGGACGTACCAGATCGAGCCGTAGTCGCTCTCGCGCTCGTCGTTGAAGACCCAGAACGACAGCCACTCGTTCTTCGCCAGCAGGTAGATGGGGGCGTTGACCAGCCCCCAGCTGAACCCGGTGGCCACCAGCGCGAGGAACCAATGCCACAGCTTCCGCCCACGCAGGCAGACGATCAGCAGCGGCCCAAGCAGCAGGAACGGGTAGAACTTCGCCGCTGTCCCCAGTCCGAGCAGGATGCCGAACCAGATCGGCTTGCCCCGCGACCACGCCCACATCGCGCCCGCTGTCAGTACGACCGCGAACAGGTCCCAGTTGATCGTGGAGGTGAACGCCAGTACCGGCGCAGCTGCGACGTACAGGGCGATCATCGGCTGCCCACGGGCCCCGCCGTGGCGTTTGGGCACACCTCGAGCTGTCGCCACGGTCAGCCCGACCAGGATCAGCGCGCAGAGGAAGAGCATCGCGACGTTGACGACGAAGAAGACGCCGGCCGTGTCGCGCTTCTGCTGGTCCGTGACGTCCTTCTTGGGGTCGCCGGTGAAGACCCAGGTGATCTTGGCCGCGACCTCCATGAAGCCGCCGGTGAGCACCGGGTACTCCAGTACCGGGTAGTTGCCGGTGTCGAGGAACGGCCGGTTGCCCTCGGCGAAGCCGCGCTCCTGGTAGAGGTAGCCGATGTCGGAGTAGCACAGCGCCTGGAACGGCCGCCAGCTCTGCCGGTTCCAGCCGTCCTCCATACAGGGCGCCTTCTGCAGTACGCCGAGCGCGAAGGTGATGCAGCACACCGCGAGCGCGATCCGCAGCGGCGTCCACCAGGACGAGCTGAGCCGGGCGAACTTCCCAGTAGGACCGCCGAGGCCCACAGTCAGACGTGCGACGGCCGGTTCGACCTCAGGTGGCCGTGGCTGCGCGTCCTGGGCACTTGGTGGCGTCACGGGGGCCATCGTCTCCTATCCGCTCGGCCGCCCGGCAGGCGGCGCCCGCCAGGTTACCTAGGTTGTCCACCCCTGTGCGTCATTGAGGTCGGAAGAACCCTAGCGGGGTCAGCTCAGGCGTGGGAGTTTGGCGTGGCGGTTGACGTCTTTGTAGATGAGGTAGCGGAACGGGCCGGGTCCGCCGGCGTAGCAGGCCTGGGGGCAGAAGGCGCGGAGCCAGAGGAAGTCGCCCTCCTGGACCTCCACCCAGTCCTTGTTGAGCAGGTAGACCGCCTTGCCCTCGAGGATGTAGATGCCGTGTTCCATCACGTGCGTCTCGGGGAACGGGATCACGCCGCCGGGTTCGAAGCTCACGATGTTGACGTGGAAGTCGTACCGGACATCGAGCGGATCGACGAACCGCTGCGTCCGCCACCGCCCCTCGGTCCCCGGCATCTCGATGCCCTCGACATCGGTCTCGTTCGTGACGAAGGCCTCCGGCGCGGGAATCCCCTCGACTGCTTCGTAGGCCTTGCGCACGAAATGGAAGGTCGCGAGCTGGTCGCTGGTGTTGCGCAGGGTCCAGTCCGAGCTCGGCGGCAGGAACGCATAGCCACCCGGCGCCAGCTCGTGCTTCTCCCCGCCGACCGTCAGCACCAAGTTGCCGGAGACAACGAACAGTACGGCCGAAGCGCCCGGGTCCGTCTCGGGCTTGTCGCTGCCGCCACCCGGCGAGACCTCGACGATGTACTGCGAGAACGTCTCCGCGAACCCCGACAGCGGCCGCGCGATCACCCACAGCCTGGTGTTGTCCCAGAACGGCAACTGGCTGGTGACGATGTCGCGCATCGTGCCCCGCGGCAGTACGGCGTACGACTCGGTGAAGACCGCGCGATCGGTGGTCAGCTCCGTCTGCGCGGGGTGCCCGCCCATTGGGGAGTAGTAGGTCATGCGTCGTCTCCTCGGGTCAGCAGCCGGCCGCGGGGGCCGGCGTCGATGTCGATGGGGCGGCCGCGCAGCCAGGTACTGCGAACCACACCGGCAAGCGGCCGTCCGGCGTACGGGGTGATCGCGTTCTTGTGATGGAGCGCGGCGACATCCACCACGAACGACTCGTCGGGCGCGAACACGCAGAAGTCAGCGTCGTACCCGACCTCGAGCCGGCCCTTGTGCGTCAGACCCACCTGCGCGGCCGGCGCCTGGCACATCCAGCGGGCGACGTCGGTGAGCGTGAAACCCCGTTCGCGCGCTCCCGTCCAGACGGCCGGCAGCCCGACTTGGAGCGACGCGATACCACCCCAGGCCGCGCCGAAGTCGCCGGTGTCGAGCCGCTTCAGGTCGATGGTCGACGGCGAATGGTCGGAGACGACCAGGTCGATCAGCCCGTCGCGCAGCCCCTGCCAAAGCAACTCACGGTTGGCCGCCTCGCGGATCGGCGGGCAGCACTTGTACTGCGTTGCGCCGTCCGGGATCTCCTCGGCGGAGAAGGTCAAGTAGTGCGGGCAGGTCTCGGCGGTGATCCGCACGCCGTCGCGACGAGCGGCCGCGAGCAAGGGCAGTACGTCGGCGCTGGACACGTGCAATATGTGCACTCGGCAACCAGTCTGGCGGGCCAGCTCGATCACCTCAGCCACTGCGGCGTTCTCCGCCTCACGCGGGCGGGAGTGGAGGAAGCGCTGATAACTCGCACCGTCCGGCTGAGGGGCGGTGTCGATCTGGTGAGCGTCCTCGGCATGAACGATCAGGAGTCCGTCGAACGCGCTGATCTCGCGCATCGCGCGCTGGAGCTCTTTGGCGTCCAGCGGTGGAAACTCATCGACTCCCGAGTGGAGCAAGAAGCATTTGAACCCGAACACTCCGGCCTCATGCAGCGGCCTCAACTGCTCGGCGTTCCCGGGGATCGCTCCACCCCAGAAACCGACGTCGACGTAGGCCTGGCTCTGGGCTGTCTTTCTCTTGAGCTCCAACGCCGGTACGTCGCAAGTCGGCGGGATACTGTTGAGCGGCATGTCGATGATCGTGGTGACACCGCCCGCCGCGGCCGCCCGGGTCGCGCTGGTGAAGCCCTCCCAGTCGGTCCGCCCCGGATCGTTCACGTGCACATGCGAGTCGACAAGCCCCGGGAACAGCACCTCGTCCTCGGCCAGCTCAACCAGCTCGGGAGCGCCGTGCCCTTCGCCTGGGGTGGCGTCTTCGTACACCGTGTCGTACGGGTCGATGCTGACGATCCGGCCGTCCTTCACGCCGACGGCAGCGGGTACGAGGCCCGTGGTACTGACCATCCGGCGGGCCCGGATGACGAGGTCCAACGCGGTCATGCGGTCCCCTCTCGGTTGAAACTCATCGTAGGTCGGCCGCGATCCGTTCACCGAGCAATCGCAGCAACGGCACCGGATCCGCAATACACCGCCGTACGTCCGGCTCGAGATCCGTCAGCGCATAAGCCTTCTTGATCCCCGCCTCCCGCAGCCGCTCCCCGTCCAGCGTGTTGGCACCACAAACAGCCACCACCGGTACGCCGGCAGCCGCCCCCGCCGCAGCCACTCCTACAACCGCCTTCCCCCGCAACGTCTGCTCGTCCAACTTCCCCTCACCCGTCACCAGCAAATCAGCCCCCACCAACCGCTCCCCAAACCCCACCAGCTCCAGCACCAACCCAATCCCCGCCCGCAACTCCCCACCAAGCACCCCCACCACCACAAACCCCACACCCCCAGCAGCCCCCGCCCCAGGTACCTCCCGAGCGTCCACGCGAGGCGCAGAGTCGAGGTCCGCCCCCGCCGCCCGCTCGGAGCGGAGCTCCCGCCCCGCCGCGTGTGCGGAGTCGAGGTCCGCCCCCGCCGGGTG
This region includes:
- a CDS encoding sensor histidine kinase translates to MNRDQVTILALTAGWTLIVALLGAAVLWRFRRKSLRITIIVAGLVPMLGALAAVTQSVQAMFISAHDSLVVLWTLAFSGVLGLAMSVLLGHWISTGSRDVGRRLRHLGTSYEPVEGNANVPAELAAITDELEMTRLKLAASNDRERALEASRRELVAFMSHDLRTPLAGLRAVSEGLEDGVIDDVPGALRQMRTTVDRMTGLVDDLFELSRLSAAPPPRRRSAVSLRELAEDVVGESCEHARSEGVALSVATPSDDDRLAVHGDADELTRAVSNLVGNAIRHTERGGTVKVMVAREDDGRVRLAVTDGCGGIPDDDLERVFDIGWRGDEQRTPANGVAATSTGSSSGGGGGGGLGLAIARGVVESHDGEIAVTNIPGGCTFKIELPPVTTPS
- a CDS encoding response regulator transcription factor, whose amino-acid sequence is MATRVLVVDDDPTVSNVVSAYLTKAGYDARVVADGVMAVEVWQQWKPSVVVLDVMLPGLSGLEVLRRMRAADDGAAVIMLSARGEEEDRLVGLEFGADDYVVKPFSPRELTLRVQAMLRREERLAGTDLTPTKLVGGPITVDTAARIAMLDGRALSLTHREFDLLAFLVAHPGKAYTKAELLRRVWGWDFGDSSTVTVHVRRLREKIEVDPSDPQLVLTVPRTGYRFAGEAE
- a CDS encoding glycosyltransferase family 2 protein produces the protein MQPAEVDLILPCLNEAAALPWVLTRLPVGVRAVVVDNGSTDGSAEIAARLGALVVPCEIRGYGAACHAGLEASTAAVVAFLDADASLDPRQLVRVTAPVLAGQMDLMLGRRRPVSRNAWPWHLRLANAELSRRVRRRTGVQLRDLGPMRAARRDALLSLDLHDRRSGYPLETVVRAADAGWRIAEVDVDYLPRSGRSKVTGTPLGAARAVLDMSKVLSA
- a CDS encoding DUF2064 domain-containing protein, with translation MKADTLIVIAKEPVAGRVKTRLQTEFTPAEAAALARASLADTLAAVQSTPVRRYVLALDGQSGPWLPPAFQVVQQRGDGLAERLSEAFEDSYAGGPMLLVGMDTPQLTRELLDVDWAEHDAVLGLTEDGGYWCLGLRQPDRRALVGVPMSTDHTGADQLARLRLLGYKVLLLPMLRDMDTPEDAAVLAASFPALRMSRLHRRLQHSASPGLLFEKALSGARVVATGIDGQRVPSLCEVDRWQAPADEVDRLALSRCEGPVLDIGCGPGRIVTALAERGIPALGVDISAEAVLLTTSRGAPALRRPVQEPLPGEGRWGSVLLMDGNIGIGGAPALLLRRCAELVRPDGLVLVEVDPDDHLDDTAPIILHADGGRRSKPLPWARVGTRAVLRHALAADLLATEDWRTPHRAFLTFRRSPATLRQASNR
- a CDS encoding glycosyltransferase 87 family protein, encoding MKTSSGKPHAVGGVGLMVGGGVAVAVSVGVVAAEGAGWWPNLVLVGGCAVVGGIGWLVTRRPAGARVVLAVVAVAAVCQVPGLFRVPITSTDAYRYVWDGRVQLSGSSPYSHVPLADELARLRDPVLFPGLSPADRTGVTGPPRVPRDPAGITAASADDPRTKINRPRVPTIYPPVAQAYFTAVALFTPWSAGTLGLQVAAAALAVALTALLASELKRRKRDPRWALLWGWSPIVALEAGNAAHVDVLAALLIAAAVALAARRRPILAGLLLGAAAATKLLPLLLLPAFTAIRHKDLRTPLVAVGTFVASYIPHLLAAGTLVIGFLPGYLTQEGFEDGSSRSAILALVLPPEARQLAAGLLAVALAVLALQRHGREPIAVTCCWLYGAALLVTTPTYPWYGLPLIAVAVLAGRFEWLVVPAAAYLAYASFGHDQRQGLIYLAALVIVVIPITLRQRTATRIRFDEPIEARQH
- a CDS encoding ATP-grasp domain-containing protein yields the protein MRIALATSTDYAELHPHDLPLATALKAAGLDAVAEVWTDPSVDWSSYDAVLLRSVWDYHRRYLEFTEWLGQLDKAGVTLLNETDLVRWNADKRYLLELRERGVAIVPSQIAAGACLREVVAGLDGQEIVIKPTVSATAHHTIRGTAGSPELSRSIEDLPDNVYLVQPFQPEIQNEGEWSLIFLDGEFSHAVLKRPAAGDYRVQDDFGGTAELLDPPAAVLTGSTEALAAANSRQAPAYARVDGILSNGRYLLMELELIEPYLFLPLAPDAATRFATTVANRLAAAKV
- a CDS encoding WhiB family transcriptional regulator, whose amino-acid sequence is MRPTLTVIADPADRWMTKAACVGQASLYDETASPWEQRKARELCLSSCPVINECHAWARREKFTGTAAGQRLLYGRRRGHPETAAAPESAVG
- a CDS encoding threonine ammonia-lyase; translated protein: MPTIEDVRTAAAGLHGRIHRTPMVESSALDELFGGRLTLKAELFQKTGSFKVRGLLNKTLKLTAEERERGVITVSAGNAAGALAWAARDAGVPATVVMAKTAVPAKIAAAKAYGAQVELVEGDLMGAYESIRDERKLTGVHPFDDLDVITGHASLALELLDDRPDVDTVLVPVGGGGLISGVALALKLIRPSIRVIGIEPENADVVSRSLAAGSPQKLPTAKSVADGLAAPVCGTHNYGIIAQYVDQVVRVSEESLIEATKLVMSRTKLALEPAAAAPFAALLEGKVQLGTLAAAVVSGGNLDVSKLML
- a CDS encoding glycosyltransferase family 87 protein yields the protein MAPVTPPSAQDAQPRPPEVEPAVARLTVGLGGPTGKFARLSSSWWTPLRIALAVCCITFALGVLQKAPCMEDGWNRQSWRPFQALCYSDIGYLYQERGFAEGNRPFLDTGNYPVLEYPVLTGGFMEVAAKITWVFTGDPKKDVTDQQKRDTAGVFFVVNVAMLFLCALILVGLTVATARGVPKRHGGARGQPMIALYVAAAPVLAFTSTINWDLFAVVLTAGAMWAWSRGKPIWFGILLGLGTAAKFYPFLLLGPLLIVCLRGRKLWHWFLALVATGFSWGLVNAPIYLLAKNEWLSFWVFNDERESDYGSIWYVLKLAKHEVADVNQLNIVIFAGLCLSIAILGLMAPRPPRFAQLAFLVVAAFLLVNKVYSPQYVLWLLPLVALARPKLRDWLIWQACESFYWMMVWLHLAQYLAPGDPNQPDKIYWLSVVLRMAGTLWLMLVVSRDILLPENDPVRQGDLINDPGDGVLADPPPRRLDPAHA